The Pseudoalteromonas nigrifaciens genome segment AGTAGTCCATAGCGATGAAATCCTCCCCGATATATATAACCAATTTGCTGACGAGCTACAAATTACTCATTCCATTGCTATGATAGTGCGCCTTGCTCAAGCAAATGAGCCGTGCTTTAGTTTAAATAAAGTACTTAACCCTGCTGCAAAAAATAGTAACTTACCAATGAGCCTGCAAGGTGCTAAAGCCCTACACGATAAAAAAAGTGCGATATTAACCCACACTACATTGGCTCATCATTGGCAACTTACCTACCATGATTAAACACATTATAAAAATAACAGGGCTTTGTTGGCGTGTGCTTGCAACCGGTGTTTGTTTTAGCGTGTTTGGCATAGGTGGTTTAGTACTGACATTAGTGGTTTTTCCGCTGCAAAACGTATTAGAAGCAGATGTAAACACCCGTAAAAACAGAGCAAGAGCGACAGTACATTACTGTTTTAAATTTTTTGTTGGATTAATGCATTACACAGGCGTTATTCGTTTTAATATTAAAGACAAAACCCAGCTTGCTAATTTAAACGGAAAATTAGTACTTGCCAATCACCCCTCTTTAATTGATGTGGTTGTGCTTATATCTGTGATTAAAAATGCAGATTGCGTAGTAAAAGCCCATTTATTTAAAAACCCCTTTATGCGCGGTGTAATTAAAAGTACTGGTTATATAAGTAACGAAGATCCAGAAGGTTTATTACGTGAATGTGAGCGCAGTATAAGCAAAGGAAATAACTTAATAGTTTTTCCTGAAGGCACACGTTCACAGCCCCATACTGCACTTAAGTTTAAACGAGGAGCGGCCAATATAGCACTTAGATGTAATGTGCCAATCGCTACAGTATTAATAAAAATGCAGCCTAATACCTTAACCAAGGGTACTCCTTGGTATAAAGTAGCGCCTTATCAAGCGCACTTTAGCTTGCAGCTGGCCAGCAAGCAGTTTAACAGTAACCTGCCTTATGTTAGTGACACACCCGCTATACAATCTCGGCATTTAACTAACAGCTTACAACATTATTTTACAGAAGAACTGAGCAATTTATGACTGAATTAAAAGTACAAATTAAACAATTAATTATATCCAGCCTTGATCTAGAAGATATGACAACTGCAGACATTGCTGATGATGAAGCATTATTTGTTGATGGTTTAGGGCTCGATAGCATAGATGCACTAGAACTTGGTTTGGCAATAAAAAAACAATTTGATGTGAAAATAGATGCCAATTCAGAGCAAACAAAAGCGCACTTTGCCTCGGTGAATTCTTTAGCACACTTTATAGAACAAGCACGTTCTTAAATTATAAAAATATATAGGAATAACAATGAAAACCGCTGCTGAAATTTATGATGTATTACACGGCATTTTAGAAAACGATTTTGAGATAGACCCAGCCGACATAAACCTAGACGCCAACTTATATCAAGACCTTGATTTAGACAGCATTGACGCTGTTGACTTGGTAGTAAAACTAAGAGAAATCACCGGTAAAAAAATTGATCCTGATGCATTTAAGCAAGTACGTACTGTGCAAAATGTAGTTAGCGAAATAGAAAAGCTCGTTAACTAAATAAATGCTTAAAGCCTTGTTAACCACCCTTATTATGCTTTGTTTGGCCTGCTACCCAGTTATTGTGTATGTGGGCCTGACGCAGTTTAATAGCCAACTGCTATCGATCGTATTATTATTTTTGCTTGCACTACGCTTGTGGTTAAGCAAAGCATTATTTGACAAAATGCCGTGGTTAAAGCCAGCGACATTTTTAGCTGTGATAGCAATCGTATTGTCAAAAGTGTTCGACAGTGATGTGGGTTTACGTTTATACCCGGTGATTATTAACACTGTGATGTTGCTCGTGTTTAGCTACTCACTTTATAAAGGGCCATCAATAATAGAAACCTTTGCCCGCATCACTGAGCCTGAGCTCGATGAGCAAGGTGTGCAATACACTAAAAAAGTAACTCAGTTGTGGTGCGTTTTTTTTATAGTTAATGGTGGTATTGCCTTATATACCAGCCTGTTTGCTAGTTTGGCAGTGTGGGCTTTTTATAATGGTGTGATTGCTTATGTAGCTATGGGCGTGTTGTTTGCCTTAGAGTGGCTAGTCAGGCTAAAAGTAAAAAGGAAAGCGCGTGTTTAGTACCTTTCAAAGTAAAGTATTTCAAAGTAATAATGTTAGTGTGTGCTTTAATCATGAAAATAAGGCAGTGACACAACGCCAGTTTGTTAGCGATGTTAATCGGCTATTAGCTAAGTATTCACCGGGCACAGCGCCCACATCTGTGGTGTTATATAGCACTAACACTTATAAGTTTGCGGTGAGTTTAATGGCACTCACCTTGCGCGGTTGCACGGTTATACTGCCACCTAATGGTCAACCCGAAACACTCAAAGCCTTACTACAGCAAACGCCTTGTTTTTTAGGTGACTCAGAGCTTGTTGAACCACTGGGTATTGACTTTATCAATATAGAAAACTTGCCTGAACAGCCTGGCTTTTTTCCTTTAGCGCAACTTGTTTGGCCCAAAGAAGGGAACTTGGTGTTTTACACCTCGGGATCAACAGGTAAAGCTAAGCCAATTGTAAAGTCGTGGCAAACAATTAACAAAGAGCTGAGCATTTTATCAAGCAGTTATGCGTTAAAATGTATGCCAATGTTTATTGCTAGCGTATCGCATCAGCATATTTACGGGCTGCTATTTAGGTTGTTATGGCCACTTAGTACCGGACATGTCGTTGATACCGATTTACTACACTACCCAGAGCATATAGCCGCCAAGCTCAAGGACGCTAAACAAGTAGTGTTAATTTCTAGCCCCGCACAGCTAAAACGATTACGCGCAGACAACGTATTAATTGAACAAAAATCTCACTTACAATGGATATTTTCATCTGGTGGGCCGCTGGCAAACGAAGATGCAGTATCGCTATTCAGTCAGTTAAATAAACCAATAACACAAGTGTTTGGCAGTACCGAAACCGGTGGTATAGCGTATCGACAAGTTACCTCGCTTGAAAACGTGAGCTCATGGCAGCCGTTTTCAGGTATAAAAATGAGTGTTGGCACAGACGATAGACTCCTTTTAAATTCACCGTTAGTGAACCACAAAGATTACCCGCTTGACGATAGAGGTTTGGTGCTTAAAAGTGGTCAATTTAAACTACTTGGTCGATTAGACCGAATTATAAAATTAGAAGAAAAACGCCTCAGTTTGGATGAACTAGAATACCACCTAGCAAGCAGTGAGTGGGTAAACGACGTTAAAGTAATTGTATTACCTGGGGCAAGGCAAGTAATAGGTGCGGTAGTTGTGCTTAGCCAGCAAGGGGTAAAATATTTACAAAGTGAAAGTAAATTAGCCACTAATAAGCTTTTAAAAGAGCATGCACTAACGCGTTTTGAGCGCATTTGTACGCCTAAAAAGTGGCGTTTTATAGAGCAGTTACCTTATAACAGCCAAGCAAAATTAAACTTAAAAGCATTGGAGCACCTTTTTGACAAAGTTGATTAAAACGCAGCCGCAACTACTTAAATGTGAGCAAACCGAGCAAGGTTATCAATTAAGTTTATTTGTGCCCAAGGATTTAGATTACTTTAATGGCCATTTTAAAGACGGCCCTATTTTAGCAGGCGTAGTGCAGCTAGATTGGGCGGTTGCTGCAATTTGTAAGCAGTATAATATTCAATTAGCGGTAAAGAATGTCGAAGTGCTAAAGTTTCAGGTGGTGATTACGCCGGGCCTTACTATGGTATTAGCCATAGAGCAAAAAGCGCTTAATAAGTATGTGTTTTCTTATCGCTCGGCTAAGGGGCAACATGCATCTGGGAGGATTGTTTTTGAAAGTGTTGTTTAAATGAATAAGTTTTGTATTGTGATTCCAAACTACAATCATACCTCAGTGATAGCGGAGGTATTAACCAGCCTTGCTGAATATAACTTACCAATTATTATGGTTGATGATGCAAGCAATGATGCAGCTAAAGCAGTGTTTTCTGCACTTGCACAGCAGCATCCGTTACTTACCATTGTTACCCATGAGCACAACCAAGGTAAAGGTGGGGCGGTACAAAGCGGTTTGCATTATGCGTATCAGCAAGGGTATTCCCATGCTATTCAAGTTGATGCCGACGGCCAGCATAATTTGGCCGATTTAGTGCAGCTTTTGCGCCTGTCAAACGCAAATCCACAGGCATTAGTAAGCTGTTGCCCAATATACGACGCTTCAGTGCCTAAGCATCGCTATTTAGCTCGATACTTAACCCATGTGTGGGTATGGATTGAAACCCTTAGTTTTGAAATTGTTGACTCTATGTGTGGCTTTAGAGTGTATCCGCTGGGAGCCTGCGAAAAACTGTTAAAAGAAGTTAAGCTGGGCAAGCGGATGGACTTTGATCCTGAAATATTAGTGCGTTTATATTGGCGTAATGTGCCGTTTATATTTTTACCTAGCCAAGTGATCTATCCAGAAAATGGGCTTTCTCACTTTCAGCCATTGCACGACAACGTGCGTATATCTTGGCTACATACGCGATTATTTTTTGGTATGTTAGTGCGCTCGCCTTGGCTTATAGCACACAAATTAAAGAGACGTTATGGCCGTTAAACATTGGTCTAAAATGCAAGAACGCGGTAATTATTTAGGCATTCAAACTCTGCTATTTACACATAAAATACTGGGTCGCAAAGGGCTGTGGCTAATTTTGTTTCCTGTGGTGGTGTATCTCTTTATTACCGGTAGGATTGCCCGTGCTGCTTCAAAACAGTTTTTACAGCAAGTTAATTTGTACACCGGCACTGGGCAAAGCGTGACACTTAGGCAGCAACTAAAACACTTTTGTAGTTTTGCCGACAGCGCCTTTGATAAAATAGATGGTTGGCTTGGGCGTATTAGCTTAAGTGATATTGAATATACTAACGAGCATTTATTTAGCCAGTTAAATGAGCAACGCCAAGGAGCTATTTTTATTGGCTCGCATTTGGGTAATTTAGAAGTGTGTCGAGCGCTTAGCCAACATCGCAGTGGCAAAGTTATTAACGTGCTGGTGTTTACTCACCATGCAGTTGAATTTAATAAAATGCTGAAGAAAATTAACCCCAACGTAGCGGTTAACTTAATTCAAGTAACTGACTTAGGCCCAGGTTTAGCTATTTTATTGAAAGAAAAAATTGAGCAAGGCGAAATTATTGTTATTGTTGGCGATCGCACCAGTACCACCACTGCCGCGCGCTCTGTACAAGTGCCTTTTTTAGACAAGCCAGCCCCGTTTTCTCAAGGACCTTTTATTTTAGCGGCATTACTTGATTGCCCAGTTTATTTTTTGTTTTGTTTAAAAGATCAACAAAGCAGTAAGTACCACGTAATATTTGAGCAATACAGCAATAGCTTAAAAATGCCACGCACCCAACGACACGCAATTTTAAACCAAGTTATTACAGACTATGCGCAGCGTTTAGGTCACTATGCGGCGCAATATCCTTATCAATGGTTTAATTTTTACGATTTTTGGCAAAATGATCAGCAAGTCGCCCGCGATCAAGCAAAGGAGAAATAGAAGTGCCAGTTCAAAACACACAGCTTTTTGGTCAGCAGCGATTATCAATCGAAAACATTGTTGATATTGCACATAACCACACCCAAGTGCAAATTAGTGGTTGCAGCGAATTTAGTAGCAAAATTAATAGTGCGCTGAGTTTTTTAGATACATTATTAAAAGAAGACGGCGTTATTTACGGTGTAACTACCGGTTATGGTGACTCAGTAACCGTAGCAGTACCATTAAGTTTAGTAGATGAACTACCCCTACATTTAACGCGATTTCATGGATGTGGACTAGGCGACGTATTTAATAAAGTACAAGGACGAGCAATTTTAGCCACGCGGCTTACGTCTTTATCGCAAGGCTACTCGGGTATTAGCTGGGAAATGCTGAATTTACTGCGCGACTACTTAAATCACGATATTGTACCGGTTATTCCTCAAGAGGGATCGGTAGGTGCCAGTGGCGACTTAACGCCATTATCTTATGTTGCTGGTGCTATGATAGGCGAGCGCGACGTATATTATAAAGACACCGTACGTAATAGCTTAGCGGTAATGCAAGAAGTGGGTTTAACGCCGCTCGTGCTGCGCCCAAAAGAAGGCCTTGCAATAATGAATGGCACCGCGGTAATGACTGCATTAGCCTGCTTAGCCTTCGACAGAGCCAATTATTTAGCCAAATTAGCCAGTCGTATTACCGCCATTGCTAGCTTAGCGCTCAAAGGAAATAGCCATCATTTTGATGAAATTTTATTTTCGGTAAAACCTCACCCAGGGCAGCAGCAAATAGCACGTTGGATCAGAGATGATTTAAATCATCACGACCATCCACGTAATGCCGACCGCCTGCAAGATCGCTACTCAATTCGCTGTGCACCGCATGTTATTGGTGTGCTGCAAGACAGCTTGCCGTTTTTTAGGCAAATGATCGAAAACGAATTAAACTCAGCCAACGACAACCCAATTATTGATGGCGAAGGGGAGCATGTACTGCACGGCGGGCATTTTTATGGCGGCCACATTGCCATGGCAATGGACAGCATGAAAACCGCAGTAGCTAACTTAGCTGATTTAGCCGATCGACAAATAGCCTCATTGGTTGATACTAAATATAACAATGGTTTGGCGTCTAATTTATCCGACAGTGCCCCTGAGCGTCGTTATATAAATCATGGTTTTAAAGCGGTACAAATTGGTGCCAGTGCTTATACTGCTGAGGCATTAAAATTAACTATGCCTGCCAGTGTATTTTCGCGCTCTACCGAGTGTCACAATCAAGACAAAGTAAGTATGGGTACCATAGCCTCGCGCGATTGTTTACGTATTTTACAGCTTACCGAGCAAGTGATGGCCAGTACCTTATTAGCCGCTATTCAAGGGTTAAGGCTGCGAATTAAACAAGGCGAATTAGAATTTACGAGTTTAACTGACGATATGCAGCATATGTATAGCGATATAACAGGTTACTTTGAAAACCTGACCGAAGACAGACCAATGGAAGCGGTGCTAAGACAAACTATTAGCTATATTCAAAGCAAACGCTGGGCGCTTTATGAATAATAAAGGCGCATTATTTTCGCACAGCGTAGAAATAGAAATCCCTTTTCATGATTGCGATCCAATGAATGTAGTGTGGCATGGTAATTACCCACGCTATTTAGAAATTGCTCGTTGTGAGTTACTCAGAATATTTGACTACGACTACCTGCAAATGAAAGACTCTGGATTTGCGTGGCCCATTGTTGATATGCAAATTAAATACGTAGCATCAGCTGTATTTACACAAAAAATTAAAGTGGCAGCGTATTTAAAAGAGTATGAAAACCGCTTACGTATTGATTATGTTATTACCGATGCAATCAGTAATAAGCGCATTACCAAGGCGTCCACTACACAAGTGGCGGTAGAAATTAGCTCCAAAGAAATGCAATTTGTTTCACCCCCAATACTTTATGAAAAACTAGCCCCTTTTTTAAAGTAGCTGGCAATTAAAGGAGAAGGAATGACAATGTTTAAATTATTTATAACCAGCGTATTGCTGCTATTTTGTAGTGCATTGCAAGCAAACACTGTATCGCAGGTAAATACCACATTAAAGGCTGATATAGTAACGGGTGAGTTTAAACAATATAAACAACTTGCTGGTTTTGCATCGCCGTTCGTCTCCTCTGGAGTGTTTTCTCTAAATGCCAAAAAGCTAGTATGGCAAGTAGAACAACCGGTAAGAAGCGCATTGATTGTAGAAAATGGCCAGGTATTGGTTGAAAATGCTAAAGGGGAGTTTGTACCACAGCCAGGCAGTGAGCAGTTTGTAGGGCTTTTAACTGACTTACTCAGTGTAGATATGAGCGCCCTTGCAACACGCTTTAGTATAAAAGCGCAAAACAATTGCCTGCAACTAACCCCAAAAGAAGCGTTGTTACAGCAATTATTTAGCCACTTTACTTTGTGTGAAAGTGATAAAACGGTACACAGCATCATCCTTTATGAGCATTCAGGTAGTAAAACAACTATTGAGTTTAGTTACCCTGAGCAGCCTTAACGGCTCAATCGTTTAAATAGTTAATTAATGGAATAGTGGATTGAAGAAACGAATTGGCATTGTTTTTATTTGGTTTAGTGGTTTAATTTTGCTTTTAACCAGTATATTTTGGCTGACTAAACCTACATTTAGTGCTGATATGTTTAGTTTGCTGCCAAAATCGCATTCTCAATTAGCTTATGGCGAACAGCTGTTTTTTGAAAAAAATGCCCACCGTGTGGTGTTTTCATTTGCTGGTGAACAAAAAAATAACGCCCACGATGAATTTAACAATTGGCTTGAGCAGCAAGATATAACAAGCACATTTAATTTTCCCTCTATAAACGCTTTAACAACCACATTTGCGCCTTATAAATATGCACTATTAAGTAAGCCCTATAAGCAAAAAATAGCAGACAAAGCCAGCTTTGAGCAGTTTTACCTGCAGCAATTAAATCAGTTAGGATCGCCATTTGTTAGTGCTACATTAAGTACTGATATTAGTTTAAGTTTAGCTGGCTTTATTAGCGAAAACTTAAGCCAAAGCCAAGTTTTTACTATTAAACAAAACCGCCTCACTCGCCAGTATGAGGGAGTTGAATATGCAATGCTTTTTGCCACACTGCCAGAGCCAAACTTGAGCATTAATAATGCAATTAGCTTAGCTGCTAAAATTAAAACGCAAATAAACACCCTAAGTAAAGCGTACCCAAATACCACTATTTCCTATTCAGGGGTGCTGTTTCATACGGCTGAAAATGCCCAACAAGCAAAATACGAAATGAGTTTGTTTGGTGGTATTAGCCTAATGGCACTAATGGTTATGGTGTTTTGGGTATTTAGAGCGATTAGCAGTATTTTATTAGCGAGCTTTACAGTGCTTAGCGCATTAATGGGCGGCGCTATTGCTATGTTATTGGTGTTTAACAGCATTCATTTATTAACCTTGGTATTTGCCGTAACCTTAATAGGTATTGCTATTGATTACGCCTTTCATGGCATGACCGATTTAGCCAAAGCAGCAAATGAAACTGCACAGCAAGCCTCTTCTAACGGCTATAGCAAAGGGGTGAAATCAGCGTTATTACTCTCTTTTATTACGACCGCATTAGGCTACAGCTGCTTATTAGGTGCGCCGTTAACTTTATTAGCGCAAGTGGCAGTGTTTGTTATAGCGGGCTTATTTAGTGCATGGCTGTTTACTGTGTTAATTTTACCATTTTGGCAGCAAACACTGCGTGTATCGACATCAAGTTTATTACTCAGTAAAAAAATAACGCGGGTGTTTTTGTACTGTAATAAAATAAAAAAACCACTGTTTATTGCGCTAAGTATAGTGCTTGCAAGCTTATTGGTATTAAAACCGATTGAGTTTAATGATGATATTAGATTGCTTAATGCCAGCTCTGAGCAGCTAATGGCAAGTGAAAAAAAACACTTAACTTTACTAGATCAATGGCGCAGCCATATAGTATTTATTATTGGCGACAATGCACAACACGTGTTACAAAAACAACAGCGGTTAGTTAGCGATTTAACCGCGAGTAACCCGCATATTAAACACAATGCCATTAACCGATGGCTGCCTAGTATTGAGCAGCAAAAAAATAATTTAGCGGTGTTTAATCAAGCTAAAAAAAGTGGTGTATTTGCACTCACCGAGCAATTAACTGGGCGGCAATTAAGTAGCGGGCCCGCGCAATTTATTACCTATAACGCATTATTAAATAGCGAATTTAAACCCTTATTGTTAGCGCAAATGCATGTTGAGCCGCAGCAAGCCATAACCTGGATGACAATTAGCAATATTAATACACAGAGCTTAAGCGCCGCGCTTTTAAAAGATGATGGCTTATTGCTATATAATAAACCGCAGCAAATTAGTGCGTTATTAAGCGATTACCGAGCATACTTATTGTTAAGTTTAGTGCTTGCAGGGGCCATTAGTTGGTTACTTTTTAGTTGGCGTTTTGGCGTAAAAATTGCCACTTTACAACTGTTAAGCTTGTTATTAGTGGTTGTTAGCATGCTGTGGG includes the following:
- a CDS encoding acyl carrier protein, translating into MKTAAEIYDVLHGILENDFEIDPADINLDANLYQDLDLDSIDAVDLVVKLREITGKKIDPDAFKQVRTVQNVVSEIEKLVN
- a CDS encoding MMPL family transporter; translation: MKKRIGIVFIWFSGLILLLTSIFWLTKPTFSADMFSLLPKSHSQLAYGEQLFFEKNAHRVVFSFAGEQKNNAHDEFNNWLEQQDITSTFNFPSINALTTTFAPYKYALLSKPYKQKIADKASFEQFYLQQLNQLGSPFVSATLSTDISLSLAGFISENLSQSQVFTIKQNRLTRQYEGVEYAMLFATLPEPNLSINNAISLAAKIKTQINTLSKAYPNTTISYSGVLFHTAENAQQAKYEMSLFGGISLMALMVMVFWVFRAISSILLASFTVLSALMGGAIAMLLVFNSIHLLTLVFAVTLIGIAIDYAFHGMTDLAKAANETAQQASSNGYSKGVKSALLLSFITTALGYSCLLGAPLTLLAQVAVFVIAGLFSAWLFTVLILPFWQQTLRVSTSSLLLSKKITRVFLYCNKIKKPLFIALSIVLASLLVLKPIEFNDDIRLLNASSEQLMASEKKHLTLLDQWRSHIVFIIGDNAQHVLQKQQRLVSDLTASNPHIKHNAINRWLPSIEQQKNNLAVFNQAKKSGVFALTEQLTGRQLSSGPAQFITYNALLNSEFKPLLLAQMHVEPQQAITWMTISNINTQSLSAALLKDDGLLLYNKPQQISALLSDYRAYLLLSLVLAGAISWLLFSWRFGVKIATLQLLSLLLVVVSMLWVCNAIQGSLSLFNMLGALLVVALAIDYLVFYQINKLQPKNILAISLSAASSMWVFGMLSASSTPAIFSFGLTVMVGILAVYILSPLSVLPSQKEG
- a CDS encoding AMP-binding protein; translated protein: MFSTFQSKVFQSNNVSVCFNHENKAVTQRQFVSDVNRLLAKYSPGTAPTSVVLYSTNTYKFAVSLMALTLRGCTVILPPNGQPETLKALLQQTPCFLGDSELVEPLGIDFINIENLPEQPGFFPLAQLVWPKEGNLVFYTSGSTGKAKPIVKSWQTINKELSILSSSYALKCMPMFIASVSHQHIYGLLFRLLWPLSTGHVVDTDLLHYPEHIAAKLKDAKQVVLISSPAQLKRLRADNVLIEQKSHLQWIFSSGGPLANEDAVSLFSQLNKPITQVFGSTETGGIAYRQVTSLENVSSWQPFSGIKMSVGTDDRLLLNSPLVNHKDYPLDDRGLVLKSGQFKLLGRLDRIIKLEEKRLSLDELEYHLASSEWVNDVKVIVLPGARQVIGAVVVLSQQGVKYLQSESKLATNKLLKEHALTRFERICTPKKWRFIEQLPYNSQAKLNLKALEHLFDKVD
- a CDS encoding outer membrane lipoprotein carrier protein LolA, encoding MTMFKLFITSVLLLFCSALQANTVSQVNTTLKADIVTGEFKQYKQLAGFASPFVSSGVFSLNAKKLVWQVEQPVRSALIVENGQVLVENAKGEFVPQPGSEQFVGLLTDLLSVDMSALATRFSIKAQNNCLQLTPKEALLQQLFSHFTLCESDKTVHSIILYEHSGSKTTIEFSYPEQP
- a CDS encoding glycosyltransferase family 2 protein — translated: MNKFCIVIPNYNHTSVIAEVLTSLAEYNLPIIMVDDASNDAAKAVFSALAQQHPLLTIVTHEHNQGKGGAVQSGLHYAYQQGYSHAIQVDADGQHNLADLVQLLRLSNANPQALVSCCPIYDASVPKHRYLARYLTHVWVWIETLSFEIVDSMCGFRVYPLGACEKLLKEVKLGKRMDFDPEILVRLYWRNVPFIFLPSQVIYPENGLSHFQPLHDNVRISWLHTRLFFGMLVRSPWLIAHKLKRRYGR
- a CDS encoding acyl-CoA thioesterase encodes the protein MNNKGALFSHSVEIEIPFHDCDPMNVVWHGNYPRYLEIARCELLRIFDYDYLQMKDSGFAWPIVDMQIKYVASAVFTQKIKVAAYLKEYENRLRIDYVITDAISNKRITKASTTQVAVEISSKEMQFVSPPILYEKLAPFLK
- a CDS encoding phosphopantetheine-binding protein, producing MTELKVQIKQLIISSLDLEDMTTADIADDEALFVDGLGLDSIDALELGLAIKKQFDVKIDANSEQTKAHFASVNSLAHFIEQARS
- a CDS encoding acyltransferase, with the translated sequence MAVKHWSKMQERGNYLGIQTLLFTHKILGRKGLWLILFPVVVYLFITGRIARAASKQFLQQVNLYTGTGQSVTLRQQLKHFCSFADSAFDKIDGWLGRISLSDIEYTNEHLFSQLNEQRQGAIFIGSHLGNLEVCRALSQHRSGKVINVLVFTHHAVEFNKMLKKINPNVAVNLIQVTDLGPGLAILLKEKIEQGEIIVIVGDRTSTTTAARSVQVPFLDKPAPFSQGPFILAALLDCPVYFLFCLKDQQSSKYHVIFEQYSNSLKMPRTQRHAILNQVITDYAQRLGHYAAQYPYQWFNFYDFWQNDQQVARDQAKEK
- a CDS encoding lysophospholipid acyltransferase family protein, whose product is MIKHIIKITGLCWRVLATGVCFSVFGIGGLVLTLVVFPLQNVLEADVNTRKNRARATVHYCFKFFVGLMHYTGVIRFNIKDKTQLANLNGKLVLANHPSLIDVVVLISVIKNADCVVKAHLFKNPFMRGVIKSTGYISNEDPEGLLRECERSISKGNNLIVFPEGTRSQPHTALKFKRGAANIALRCNVPIATVLIKMQPNTLTKGTPWYKVAPYQAHFSLQLASKQFNSNLPYVSDTPAIQSRHLTNSLQHYFTEELSNL
- a CDS encoding HAL/PAL/TAL family ammonia-lyase translates to MPVQNTQLFGQQRLSIENIVDIAHNHTQVQISGCSEFSSKINSALSFLDTLLKEDGVIYGVTTGYGDSVTVAVPLSLVDELPLHLTRFHGCGLGDVFNKVQGRAILATRLTSLSQGYSGISWEMLNLLRDYLNHDIVPVIPQEGSVGASGDLTPLSYVAGAMIGERDVYYKDTVRNSLAVMQEVGLTPLVLRPKEGLAIMNGTAVMTALACLAFDRANYLAKLASRITAIASLALKGNSHHFDEILFSVKPHPGQQQIARWIRDDLNHHDHPRNADRLQDRYSIRCAPHVIGVLQDSLPFFRQMIENELNSANDNPIIDGEGEHVLHGGHFYGGHIAMAMDSMKTAVANLADLADRQIASLVDTKYNNGLASNLSDSAPERRYINHGFKAVQIGASAYTAEALKLTMPASVFSRSTECHNQDKVSMGTIASRDCLRILQLTEQVMASTLLAAIQGLRLRIKQGELEFTSLTDDMQHMYSDITGYFENLTEDRPMEAVLRQTISYIQSKRWALYE
- a CDS encoding thioester dehydrase, with product MTKLIKTQPQLLKCEQTEQGYQLSLFVPKDLDYFNGHFKDGPILAGVVQLDWAVAAICKQYNIQLAVKNVEVLKFQVVITPGLTMVLAIEQKALNKYVFSYRSAKGQHASGRIVFESVV